A genomic segment from Leishmania braziliensis MHOM/BR/75/M2904 WGS CADA00000000 data, contig 40, whole genome shotgun sequence encodes:
- a CDS encoding protein kinase, putative, whose translation MNPSAKRHAYELLLPQQQEPTNPLSAHQSCRGSTGASGENTTLPQLSSNSVPATIHITEPSANSTLMFHSAAASTLVPILHGRTGAAAAARDVNDGNAGMHPRPRRRVSQSYPGALTSAVPSMALAVVPFTGSDGVGISSPQRGDSRVGGAGQDGNNTHGSGDSVGYYSGPSPYAKLAPLSLSRERVCPHCLRSYDVFDDSEGVFDQATFFHVDATTAPSSLRPSSHRKLLPPPSQEGDEQQQQQPSASSRLYTDNAGDGGNATGQLLYNGCSTASGFDEGSSNGTNRSGNYIAALRPPAAAFTSHYFRALPPPSFITAVGAHNASTLLAIEDYRPSLLHDSPSGEEEARQPCTVAPGPASGEEGRDSSGTMVCKAVAVPHYSYVSPTTCTGMRSQVRLLQQHDVKKTATEVEHENEEWLSCESDSLVYSPIAAEPSPNNGYYRHYFKELRQLGRGTYGGVYLCRHIMCGVNLGEFALKKIPVGDKATYLQSVLREVRILEEVRRHPNVVEYKHSWVEEAQLADFGPPVRCLFILMEYASAGSLDTYLERYGNHLSTLAVWYFFLSSVAGTAHLHEKHILHRDLKPQNLLLAAMEGRPPRVLVSDFGTAALLGDISYDRSGGTGTLEYMAPELLETAASPHGINERYVNHHTMASDVWSLGMVLHYLAFDGTLPERREDGSVNLDEAHRSANDRPPELLKLLEAMLQLDPARRPRCSDILGSPMVQSIMRIFNKDDHSQWDLSIQEQQRLATAPSAILPLERPSRPPVSVPPPRSAPLKLPEPSSIDVRNSPPSARSRNSITAISNSSPGRGMRADRTNAKDKSNALHSSRVELLSASALGDTSTVAARGGSSGSSSGSPKARKLPPPRPPSTLIVQHGQQQQRLHAVTRSPRTQPSLLNITRSSDSLPPRKADVGVQTDPVVILEEQQRHSGRDMSSSN comes from the coding sequence ATGAATCCGTCGGCGAAGCGGCACGCAtacgagctgctgctgccgcagcagcaggagcccACAAACCCGCTGTCTGCTCATCAGAGTTGCAGAGGAAGCACAGGTGCCAGTGGTGAGAACACCACCCTTCCACAGCTCTCGTCAAACTCGGTACCTGCGACGATCCACATCACCGAGCCTTCTGCTAACTCTACTCTCATGTTccactcagcagcagcgtcgacttTGGTGCCCATCCTCCACGGGCGGacgggtgctgcagcagctgcgagagaTGTCAATGACGGCAATGCTGGAATGCACCCTCGTCCCAGAAGGAGGGTAAGCCAAAGCTACCCCGGGGCGCTCACCTCAGCGGTGCCGTCCatggcgctggcggtggtTCCCTTCACGGGCAGTGACGGCGTCGGCATCAGCTCACCACAACGTGGTGATTCGAGAGTGGGCGGTGCTGGCCAGGATGGAAACAACACGCATGGTAGCGGTGATAGCGTTGGCTACTACTCTGGACCCTCCCCGTATGCCAAGCTGGCCCCGTTGTCGCTAAGCAGGGAGCGAGTGTGCCCGCACTGCCTTCGGTCGTATGATGTCTTTGACGACAGCGAAGGCGTCTTCGACCAGGCGACGTTCTTTCACGTGGATGCAACGACGGCGCCATCGTCGCTGCGGCCCTCAAGTCATCGGAAACTGCTcccgccgccgtcgcaggagggggatgagcagcagcagcagcaaccatCGGCGTCTTCGCGCTTGTACACTGACAACGCAGGGGATGGCGGAAATGCCACTGGGCAGCTGTTGTATAACGGGTGCAGCACGGCCTCTGGATTCGATGAGGGCAGCAGTAATGGCACCAACCGCAGCGGCAACTACATTGCGGCCTTGCgtccaccagctgctgcgttCACCTCACACTACTTCCGTGCGCTACCCCCACCCTCGTTCATCACAGCGGTGGGAGCCCACAACGCATCGACTCTGCTTGCCATCGAGGACTACCGCCCATCACTGCTGCACGATAGCCCGAGTGGTgaggaggaagcgaggcAGCCGTGCACAGTGGCTCCCGGACCTGCTAGTGGCGAGGAGGGTAGAGACTCGAGTGGGACGATGGTGTGCAAAGCAGTTGCCGTGCCGCACTACTCTTATGTGAGCCCCACGACCTGCACAGGGATGCGCTCGCAGGtgcgactgctgcagcagcatgaCGTCAAGAAGACGGCGACAGAGGTAGAGCACGAAAATGAGGAATGGCTATCGTGCGAAAGCGACTCGCTCGTCTACTCCCCCATCGCTGCGGAGCCGTCGCCGAACAATGGCTACTACCGTCATTACTTCAAGGAGCTCCGCCAACTGGGCCGAGGTACTTACGGAGGGGTCTACCTCTGCCGCCACATCATGTGCGGCGTCAATCTTGGTGAGTTTGCCCTTAAGAAGATTCCAGTTGGCGACAAAGCCACCTACCTGCAGTCGGTATTGCGTGAGGTGCGCATTCTCGAGGAGGTTCGGCGACACCCCAACGTGGTCGAGTACAAGCACAGCTGGGTGGAGGAAGCGCAGCTCGCCGACTTTGGTCCACCCGTGCGCTGTCTCTTCATCCTGATGGAGTACGCGTCCGCTGGCTCGCTCGACACTTATCTGGAGCGCTACGGCAACCATCTCTCCACGCTTGCCGTGTGGTACTTCTTCCTCAGCTCCGTGGCAGGCACGGCGCACCTTCACGAGAAACACATCTTACACCGCGACTTAAAGCCTCAGAACCTGTTGCTGGCCGCGATGGAGGGCCGTCCTCCACGCGTGCTGGTCAGCGACTTTGGCACGGCAGCCTTGCTGGGGGACATCTCGTATGACCGGTCCGGCGGTACAGGGACGCTCGAGTACATGGCGCCGGAGCTCTTGGAGACGGCCGCCTCGCCACACGGCATCAACGAGCGGTACGTGAACCATCACACGATGGCCTCCGACGTGTGGTCGCTGGGGATGGTGCTGCACTACCTCGCCTTCGACGGGACGCTGCCGGAGCGACGCGAGGACGGCAGTGTCAACCTCGACGAGGCACACCGCTCGGCCAACGACAGGCCGCCTGAACTGCTCAAACTGCTCGAGGCTATGCTGCAGCTCGATCCCGCaaggcggccgcgctgcagcgacatcCTCGGCTCCCCGATGGTCCAGTCCATCATGCGCATATTCAACAAAGATGACCACAGCCAGTGGGACCTCTCCAtccaggagcagcagcgcctggccACTGCGCCGTCTGCGATCCTCCCGTTGGAGCGTCCATCCCGCCCACCGGTGTCGGTACCACCTCCCAGGAGCGCACCACTCAAGCTTCCAGAGCCCTCGAGTATCGATGTCAGAAACTCACCCCCCAGCGCTCGCAGCCGCAACTCTATAACCGCCATCTCCAACTCCTCACCGGGGCGCGGCATGCGGGCTGACCGCACGAATGCGAAGGACAAGAGCAACGCACTTCACAGCAGCCGTGTTGAGCTCCTCTCAGCGTCGGCACTGGGGGACACATcgacggtggcagcgcgtggcggaagcagcggcagcagcagcggtagccCCAAGGCCAGGAAGTTGCCTCCACCGCGCCCTCCGTCTACTTTGATCGTTCAGcatggccagcagcagcagcgcctgcatgCGGTGACCAGATCACCGCGGACACAACCTTCCCTCTTGAACATAACTCGGTCTTCAGACTCGCTACCGCCACGCAAGGCTGACGTCGGCGTGCAAACCGATCCGGTAGTGAtcctggaggagcagcaacgACACAGTGGGAGGGACATGAGTAGTAGTAACTAA